One Candidatus Neomarinimicrobiota bacterium DNA segment encodes these proteins:
- a CDS encoding cyclic nucleotide-binding domain-containing protein codes for MKIFLNALNIRPGEGKKVLTLFTYFFLLVSVVIIGKTTRDTYFLSRYERELLPIMFVITAIVMTIIITIYNKINKKINLSTIVLSCLVLFILSLVFLQFNLHITFRGKPILIPVLFVWMDIVCTIPMIQFWTIAGQFFGPREAKRLFGVIGGGGSLAPMVAGMSLKPFIGKFGTDELLFVVAGLLGLVLLLVPIAMRFRQKISQNQMDQQSQPKQKKVFNPYLKSIAIVIGLSSIVSLLVDYQFKMIASTTLTDEASLASFFGSFFAAAGFLMLIIQFGFTGKILTRFGMLIGLLILPIALMLGASAILLAPVLWAGTFAKFADQTIKFTVNQSVWEILWLPVPPHRKKIGRPMVTGSITAIMIGVGGLITFILTKYIPLQFLSIISIGALSLWIWTSFRLKKQYVAELQNAVEKRQLNFDELTLDVTDSALVDTIQKALDVEDTNQQLFVLDLVKDIPLSPWKRTIREMFKTGSFEVQSAILFLTIDDEDVIPNEEIISAFKQGGLLGNKAAVVAGHRKLEELTSDLESRLSSENPDESAAAAAALLTLDSGNTTKAISILQNQIHGPDPYTTTVALQSLIEAPDLISADQISQLLSHDSVDVRAAALDLIQSGGEKSLLPFIVENLADSKTVLKARSALKHFDETEAISALAEKSRSGIPEDLSCAILNTLKHYPGAGSAMVTSEMMDRSNPQIYRESVDTLLSIARNTPLPNALLEDLEDETRFIAELAYQHSIALDFFHDDSKSSLMEDHLNHKLALLRPVLLKLGVLDQPETRVETYIHTLQSNDSGRLGFVLELLEQIFTVEEREIINPLIEPMDISDRVLIGRNFFPDLPKDKNYFIIKGIHSGNDWTAALYLNLIFNSGDDKILSEIDWEKVNPSNLIKEVISLHSIKNGKDYSGKIPESLVLKKEELPMYSTIEKTILLKSVSLFQSIPSEDLSRIAQIAEEVHFDSGESIFKAGEFGDSMYIIMNGSVKIHLEDQPIATLDKGECLGEMALLDQDPRSADATVEENVILLKISGDAFYEIMSGNMDIMQGIVKLLTSRLRSAIQ; via the coding sequence ATGAAAATATTTTTGAACGCATTGAATATTCGCCCCGGGGAAGGCAAAAAAGTTCTGACTTTATTTACATATTTTTTCCTTTTAGTCAGCGTTGTCATCATCGGAAAAACAACCCGCGATACGTATTTCCTGAGCCGGTATGAGCGCGAGCTTCTTCCTATCATGTTTGTTATAACAGCAATTGTGATGACTATAATCATTACAATTTATAATAAGATCAATAAAAAAATTAACTTGTCAACAATTGTTTTATCATGCTTGGTGTTGTTTATCCTAAGTTTAGTTTTCCTGCAATTCAATTTACACATCACCTTTAGGGGAAAGCCGATTCTGATCCCCGTCCTATTTGTATGGATGGATATAGTCTGCACCATTCCTATGATTCAATTCTGGACGATTGCCGGACAATTTTTTGGACCAAGAGAAGCTAAACGATTATTTGGCGTTATTGGTGGAGGCGGTTCTCTGGCGCCTATGGTGGCCGGAATGAGTTTAAAACCATTTATTGGAAAATTTGGAACCGATGAACTTCTGTTTGTCGTTGCCGGGCTACTTGGATTGGTGTTATTGCTTGTGCCTATTGCAATGAGATTTAGACAAAAAATTAGTCAAAATCAAATGGATCAACAATCACAACCGAAACAGAAAAAAGTTTTTAACCCGTATTTAAAGTCAATTGCTATCGTCATTGGTTTATCATCAATTGTTTCTCTATTGGTGGATTACCAATTCAAAATGATAGCAAGTACAACTTTAACTGACGAAGCATCGCTGGCTAGTTTTTTTGGGTCATTTTTTGCAGCAGCAGGGTTTCTAATGCTCATTATACAATTTGGCTTTACCGGGAAAATTCTGACTCGGTTCGGTATGTTAATCGGACTGCTCATTCTTCCCATTGCATTGATGTTAGGAGCGTCCGCCATTCTTCTTGCGCCCGTATTGTGGGCCGGAACATTCGCTAAATTCGCAGACCAAACAATCAAATTTACAGTAAATCAATCGGTGTGGGAAATCCTTTGGCTTCCGGTTCCACCGCATCGAAAAAAAATCGGAAGACCGATGGTGACAGGCAGTATTACCGCTATCATGATTGGCGTGGGTGGACTCATTACCTTTATTTTAACAAAATACATCCCATTGCAATTCCTGAGCATTATTTCAATCGGCGCCCTTTCTTTATGGATATGGACTTCCTTCAGACTGAAAAAACAATATGTTGCTGAACTGCAAAATGCTGTTGAAAAACGTCAGCTCAATTTTGATGAACTAACGCTAGATGTTACCGATTCCGCCTTGGTTGATACCATCCAAAAAGCGCTGGATGTAGAGGACACCAATCAGCAATTATTTGTTCTGGATTTGGTCAAAGACATTCCACTTTCTCCATGGAAAAGAACTATTCGGGAAATGTTTAAAACAGGATCATTCGAAGTTCAAAGCGCCATCCTTTTCCTTACTATTGATGATGAAGATGTCATTCCGAATGAAGAAATCATAAGTGCTTTTAAGCAAGGCGGATTGCTTGGAAATAAAGCGGCTGTTGTAGCCGGACACCGCAAACTAGAAGAGTTAACTTCGGATTTAGAATCAAGATTAAGCAGTGAAAATCCGGATGAAAGTGCTGCGGCTGCAGCGGCACTCTTAACGCTTGATTCAGGAAATACAACGAAGGCGATTTCTATTTTACAAAACCAAATCCATGGGCCTGATCCATACACAACTACCGTAGCTCTGCAAAGTCTAATTGAAGCACCAGATTTAATTTCTGCTGATCAAATCTCTCAACTGCTTTCTCATGACTCAGTGGATGTGCGAGCGGCTGCTTTGGACCTCATTCAATCCGGTGGCGAAAAATCGCTATTACCCTTTATTGTTGAAAATTTGGCAGATTCTAAAACAGTATTGAAAGCTAGATCTGCTTTAAAACATTTTGATGAAACGGAAGCCATTTCGGCACTGGCAGAAAAATCTAGAAGCGGGATTCCGGAAGATCTTTCTTGTGCCATTTTAAATACTCTTAAGCATTATCCGGGAGCAGGAAGTGCAATGGTTACTTCTGAAATGATGGATCGATCCAATCCACAGATTTATCGAGAAAGTGTGGATACCTTGCTATCGATTGCCAGGAACACTCCCTTGCCAAATGCTTTGTTAGAGGACCTTGAAGATGAAACTCGATTTATTGCAGAATTGGCATATCAACATTCAATTGCACTTGATTTTTTCCACGATGATTCCAAGTCTAGTTTAATGGAGGACCATTTGAATCATAAGCTGGCTCTTTTGCGCCCGGTACTTTTAAAATTGGGCGTTCTGGATCAACCTGAAACCCGAGTTGAAACCTATATTCATACATTACAATCCAACGACTCGGGACGACTCGGATTTGTGCTTGAACTTTTGGAACAGATTTTTACCGTGGAAGAACGAGAAATAATCAATCCACTGATCGAACCAATGGATATTTCGGACCGCGTTTTAATCGGCAGAAATTTCTTTCCCGATTTACCCAAAGATAAAAATTATTTTATTATAAAAGGAATTCATTCGGGGAATGATTGGACTGCCGCGCTTTATTTGAATCTAATTTTCAATTCTGGGGATGATAAAATATTATCAGAAATCGATTGGGAAAAAGTAAACCCGTCAAATCTTATTAAAGAAGTCATCAGTTTGCATTCAATTAAAAACGGAAAAGATTACTCCGGAAAAATTCCGGAATCATTAGTATTGAAAAAGGAGGAACTACCTATGTATTCCACCATCGAAAAAACCATCCTGCTGAAAAGCGTAAGTTTGTTTCAGTCCATCCCGAGTGAAGATTTGTCCCGAATTGCACAAATTGCAGAAGAGGTTCATTTTGATTCAGGTGAATCCATTTTCAAAGCAGGTGAATTTGGTGATTCCATGTACATCATCATGAACGGAAGTGTTAAAATTCATTTGGAAGACCAACCTATCGCCACATTGGACAAAGGTGAATGTTTGGGGGAAATGGCGCTACTGGATCAAGATCCGCGTTCCGCCGACGCAACCGTGGAAGAAAATGTGATTCTCTTGAAAATTTCAGGAGATGCGTTTTACGAAATTATGAGTGGAAATATGGATATCATGCAAGGCATCGTCAAACTGCTGACCAGCCGCCTGCGATCGGCTATTCAATAA
- a CDS encoding SDR family oxidoreductase: protein MFEPGLLKGKTVIITGGGTGLGKSMAHRFGSLGANLLIASRKEDVLKAASDELKETGADVAWAVCDVRKPDEVSAMVQVAKEKFGAIDVLLNNAAGNFICPTENLTEGGFKVIVDIVLNGTFNCSLAVGKEMIKQESGTILNIVTTYAWTGSGYVIPSASAKAGVLAMTRSLAVEWGKYGIRTNAIAPGPFPTEGAWSRLAPPGFGIEKAMKKRIPLKRFGEHEELANLASYLISDQAGYINGEVVTIDGGEWLKGAGQFNDLDKVPNIAWKAISAMRKGKK, encoded by the coding sequence ATGTTTGAACCCGGATTACTAAAAGGTAAAACTGTTATTATAACCGGCGGGGGAACGGGCCTTGGAAAATCCATGGCTCACCGCTTTGGATCCTTAGGCGCCAATCTTCTTATTGCGAGCAGAAAAGAAGATGTATTAAAGGCTGCTTCAGATGAATTAAAGGAAACAGGTGCGGATGTTGCTTGGGCTGTATGTGACGTTCGAAAACCGGACGAAGTTTCTGCCATGGTGCAAGTGGCAAAAGAAAAATTTGGGGCCATTGATGTTTTGCTTAACAATGCGGCAGGAAATTTTATCTGCCCTACTGAAAATCTGACAGAAGGCGGTTTTAAAGTCATTGTGGATATTGTACTGAATGGCACATTTAATTGTTCACTCGCCGTCGGAAAAGAAATGATCAAACAAGAATCCGGCACGATATTGAATATTGTTACAACGTATGCGTGGACCGGTTCGGGATATGTGATTCCTTCTGCCTCAGCGAAAGCAGGAGTGTTAGCGATGACGCGATCTCTTGCAGTAGAATGGGGGAAGTATGGAATTCGAACCAATGCGATTGCACCAGGACCTTTTCCTACTGAAGGCGCTTGGTCAAGGCTTGCGCCTCCGGGATTTGGAATAGAAAAAGCGATGAAAAAAAGAATTCCATTAAAGAGATTTGGCGAACATGAGGAATTAGCAAATCTTGCATCGTATTTGATAAGTGATCAGGCAGGATATATAAATGGAGAGGTAGTAACCATTGATGGGGGAGAATGGCTGAAGGGCGCCGGTCAATTCAATGATTTAGACAAAGTTCCAAATATAGCCTGGAAAGCCATATCAGCAATGAGAAAGGGAAAAAAATAA
- a CDS encoding ROK family protein, whose amino-acid sequence MLKLGIDLGGTKIEGILLDEKGREINRKRIPTQRDDGYDAIVDRICSLVYELKGVNETTIGICTPGSIDPKTEKLKNSNTVCLIDKPLKQNIESKIGQPIIMENDANCFALAEAKMGAGKKHSIVFGVILGTGVGGGIVIDGKIHHGRSHIAGEWGHHTLYPNGKNCYCGQKGCVEAYISGPALESRYKEITGDQKIVTDIALNPPSNWKNEFTQNFGIALSNVINILDPDVIVLGGGVSKCEFLYSDGANSVHNYVFSPNADTPIVKHTLGDSAGVIGAAWLGDSS is encoded by the coding sequence ATGCTAAAACTTGGAATTGATTTAGGCGGAACTAAAATCGAGGGAATCCTACTTGATGAGAAAGGTAGGGAAATAAATCGAAAACGAATTCCTACACAAAGGGACGATGGTTATGATGCCATTGTAGATCGCATCTGCAGTTTGGTTTATGAACTGAAAGGTGTCAATGAAACAACCATTGGAATTTGTACGCCTGGATCAATTGATCCAAAAACTGAAAAATTAAAAAATAGCAATACCGTTTGCCTGATTGACAAACCATTAAAACAAAACATTGAATCAAAAATTGGTCAGCCAATAATCATGGAAAATGATGCAAACTGTTTTGCCCTTGCAGAAGCAAAAATGGGAGCTGGTAAAAAACATTCAATCGTATTCGGTGTCATCCTCGGAACAGGTGTGGGTGGTGGGATTGTTATTGATGGAAAAATCCATCACGGACGTTCGCACATCGCAGGCGAATGGGGACACCATACTCTTTACCCAAATGGAAAAAATTGTTATTGCGGGCAAAAAGGATGTGTGGAGGCCTACATCAGCGGGCCGGCGTTAGAATCTCGATATAAGGAAATTACCGGTGACCAAAAAATCGTTACCGATATTGCGCTAAATCCACCATCAAATTGGAAAAATGAATTCACTCAAAACTTTGGAATTGCACTTTCCAATGTAATAAACATTTTGGATCCGGATGTCATTGTGCTTGGCGGCGGTGTATCAAAATGTGAATTTTTATACTCAGATGGTGCGAATTCTGTTCACAATTATGTGTTCAGTCCGAATGCCGATACACCGATTGTAAAGCACACTTTGGGAGATTCTGCAGGGGTTATTGGTGCGGCTTGGCTTGGTGATTCATCATGA
- a CDS encoding CoA pyrophosphatase: MNPDDLIPQLKQRLEDNLPGENAQNKFKTRSRSPINSPNTIEESTPSAVLILLFPKNESIHFFLTKRSQTVELHKGQISLPGGMQENNETLELTAIRETHEEIGVSPISFEILGSLTPLFTPVTGFMIHPFIAFSDYEPETLIQKNEVDSLHSVSLEELLNDSCEKKENRTINNISAEIPFFQFKSVRVWGVTAMILSEFKCVLNEVIHAKTWN, from the coding sequence ATGAATCCAGACGACCTCATTCCTCAATTAAAACAAAGATTGGAAGACAATCTTCCGGGTGAAAATGCACAAAATAAGTTTAAAACCCGTTCCCGTTCTCCTATTAATTCGCCGAATACCATCGAAGAATCAACTCCGTCTGCTGTTTTAATTTTACTATTTCCAAAAAATGAAAGTATTCATTTTTTTCTGACAAAACGATCGCAGACTGTGGAATTACATAAAGGACAGATTTCTCTTCCGGGAGGAATGCAGGAAAATAATGAGACACTTGAATTAACCGCCATTAGGGAAACACACGAAGAAATTGGAGTTTCTCCAATCTCGTTTGAAATCTTAGGAAGTCTAACGCCTCTTTTTACTCCCGTCACCGGATTTATGATCCATCCTTTTATTGCATTTTCAGATTACGAGCCCGAAACTCTGATTCAGAAAAATGAAGTGGATTCACTCCATTCTGTATCTTTGGAAGAACTTTTGAATGATTCTTGTGAAAAAAAAGAAAACCGAACCATAAATAATATCTCAGCTGAAATTCCTTTTTTCCAATTCAAATCCGTTCGAGTTTGGGGTGTCACGGCTATGATTCTGTCCGAATTTAAATGTGTGCTAAACGAGGTGATTCATGCTAAAACTTGGAATTGA